A stretch of the Haloplanus aerogenes genome encodes the following:
- a CDS encoding transcriptional regulator, whose product MSRSALVGNITAMLQDAGFVVSDRCSIRPKSFDLAARRGEDLLLVKILANVDSLDAETGVEMRRLGSYLSATPLVIGLRTRDEDLKPEVVYFRHGIPVINPDTAFDLFVESVPPLIYAAPGGLYVNIDGDLLEDEREERGWSLGRLATELGVSRRTVSKYEDGMNASIDVAIKLEELFDQPFSDPVNVLGGAEEVRDADPTPQDPAVDPDADHVLAVLARVGFTVHPTNRAPFTAVSEDGEHEIENLLTGHSAFTRSAEKRARIMSSLGEVTRTRSVYVTEEREKRDSIEGTALVSQEELAALRDADDLRDLILERARSPAES is encoded by the coding sequence ATGTCACGGTCAGCACTGGTCGGAAACATCACTGCGATGCTGCAGGACGCGGGATTCGTGGTGAGCGACCGGTGTTCGATCCGCCCGAAGAGCTTCGACCTGGCGGCGCGGCGCGGTGAGGACCTGTTGCTGGTGAAGATTCTCGCCAACGTGGACAGCCTCGACGCCGAGACGGGCGTCGAGATGCGTCGGCTCGGCTCCTACCTGTCCGCGACGCCGCTGGTCATCGGGCTACGGACCCGCGACGAGGACCTGAAACCCGAGGTGGTGTACTTCCGCCACGGCATCCCGGTCATCAACCCCGACACCGCGTTCGACCTGTTCGTCGAGAGCGTCCCGCCGCTCATCTACGCGGCGCCCGGCGGCCTCTACGTCAACATCGACGGCGACCTGCTCGAGGACGAACGCGAGGAGCGCGGCTGGAGCCTCGGCCGGCTGGCGACCGAACTCGGCGTCTCCCGGCGCACCGTCTCGAAGTACGAGGACGGCATGAACGCCAGCATCGACGTGGCGATCAAACTGGAGGAACTGTTCGACCAGCCGTTCAGCGACCCCGTGAACGTCCTCGGCGGCGCCGAGGAGGTGCGGGACGCCGACCCGACCCCGCAGGACCCCGCCGTCGACCCCGACGCGGATCACGTCCTCGCCGTCCTCGCCCGCGTCGGCTTCACCGTCCACCCGACGAACCGCGCACCCTTCACCGCCGTCAGCGAGGACGGGGAGCACGAGATCGAGAACCTGCTCACCGGTCACTCGGCGTTCACCCGGAGCGCGGAGAAACGCGCCCGGATCATGTCCTCGCTCGGCGAGGTGACCCGGACCCGGTCGGTGTACGTCACCGAGGAACGCGAGAAGCGCGACTCCATCGAGGGAACCGCGCTGGTGAGTCAGGAGGAACTCGCAGCGCTTCGGGACGCCGACGACCTGCGCGACCTCATCCTCGAACGGGCGCGGTCGCCGGCCGAGAGCTAA
- a CDS encoding cupin domain-containing protein, whose product MTNGFSIVAPDDVPTEQFQTCETAVRKLTEPLGCTELRLNQVLVEPGEVTTPHTHEGQEEVFVSMTGGQISLAGEVHDVSAGGIVRVAPEMVRNLCNHTDETHVWLAFGAPPVGTVDDFGSYVVEED is encoded by the coding sequence ATGACCAACGGGTTCAGCATCGTCGCCCCCGACGACGTGCCGACCGAACAGTTCCAGACGTGTGAGACGGCCGTCCGGAAACTGACGGAGCCGCTCGGCTGTACCGAACTACGACTGAATCAGGTGCTCGTCGAGCCCGGCGAGGTGACGACACCCCACACTCACGAGGGACAGGAGGAGGTGTTCGTCTCGATGACTGGGGGACAAATTTCGCTCGCGGGCGAGGTGCACGACGTGTCCGCCGGGGGAATCGTCCGCGTCGCCCCCGAGATGGTCCGGAACCTGTGTAACCACACCGACGAGACACACGTTTGGCTCGCGTTCGGGGCGCCGCCGGTCGGCACCGTCGACGACTTCGGATCGTACGTCGTCGAAGAGGATTAG
- a CDS encoding glutathione S-transferase N-terminal domain-containing protein, whose protein sequence is MPSLELYELPGCPYCAKVKNKLDELGLDYVSHEVPRSHSERTEVEEVSGQTGVPVLVDPDHDIEGMPESDDIVAYLERTYGARAEN, encoded by the coding sequence ATGCCATCGCTGGAACTCTACGAACTCCCCGGCTGTCCCTACTGCGCGAAGGTGAAGAACAAGCTGGACGAACTCGGCCTCGACTACGTCTCCCACGAGGTGCCCCGCTCCCACTCCGAGCGGACCGAAGTCGAGGAAGTGAGCGGGCAGACTGGCGTGCCGGTTCTGGTCGACCCCGACCACGATATCGAGGGGATGCCCGAGAGCGACGATATCGTCGCGTATCTGGAGCGGACCTACGGCGCGCGCGCCGAGAACTAA
- a CDS encoding NCS2 family permease — translation MALSDSLANYFGFEEHGTTLRTEVLAGLTTFLTMSYIVVVNPSILAGIPGEKPGIVVQGYSVGEVQSMLAVVTIIAAAVATLIMALYANRPFGQAPGLGLNAFFAFTVVGALGISWQTALAAVVVEGIIFIALTAIGAREYVIRAFPEPVKFAVGTGIGLFLAFIGLQAMNIVVNANTLVTLGPVATDPVAIVSVVGLFLTFALYARGIRGSIIIGILATAALGWIVANAGLVGGEAADSLVAGAPGATYDITPLAGAFTTGLADIEAFTFALVVFTFFFVDFFDTAGTLTGVAQIAGFLDEDGNLPDIDKPLMADAVGTTVGGMLGTSTVTTYIESASGVEEGGRTGMTALVVALLFLASLAVVPLAAAIPLYASHIALVVIGVVMLGNVVDIAWDDLSYAIPAGMTILVMPLTYSIATGIAAGIVTYPIVKAARGEWSDIRPGHWVLAGAFVVYYVVRTNTLAA, via the coding sequence ATGGCGTTGAGTGACTCGCTGGCGAATTACTTCGGCTTCGAAGAACACGGAACGACCCTCCGGACGGAAGTGCTCGCGGGGCTCACCACCTTCCTCACGATGTCCTACATCGTCGTGGTGAATCCGAGCATTCTCGCCGGAATTCCGGGCGAGAAACCCGGCATCGTCGTACAGGGATACAGCGTCGGTGAGGTGCAGTCGATGCTCGCCGTCGTCACCATCATCGCGGCGGCGGTGGCGACGCTGATCATGGCGCTGTACGCGAACCGCCCGTTCGGACAGGCGCCGGGACTCGGCCTGAACGCCTTCTTCGCGTTCACCGTCGTCGGTGCGCTCGGCATCTCTTGGCAGACGGCGCTCGCTGCCGTCGTCGTCGAGGGCATCATCTTCATCGCGCTCACCGCCATCGGCGCGCGCGAGTACGTCATCCGGGCGTTTCCGGAGCCAGTCAAGTTCGCCGTCGGTACGGGTATCGGGCTGTTCCTCGCCTTCATCGGCTTACAGGCGATGAACATCGTGGTGAACGCCAACACGCTGGTCACGCTCGGTCCCGTCGCCACCGATCCGGTCGCCATCGTCTCCGTCGTCGGCCTCTTTCTCACCTTCGCACTCTACGCCCGCGGGATTCGTGGGTCGATCATCATCGGCATCCTGGCGACGGCGGCGCTCGGCTGGATCGTCGCCAACGCGGGACTGGTCGGTGGCGAGGCGGCGGACAGTCTCGTCGCCGGCGCCCCCGGCGCCACCTACGACATCACGCCTCTCGCGGGCGCCTTCACCACCGGCCTCGCGGATATCGAGGCGTTCACCTTCGCCCTCGTGGTCTTCACCTTCTTCTTCGTCGACTTCTTCGACACGGCGGGCACGCTCACCGGCGTCGCACAGATTGCGGGCTTTCTCGACGAGGACGGCAACCTGCCCGACATCGACAAGCCGCTGATGGCGGACGCGGTGGGCACCACCGTCGGCGGGATGCTCGGCACCTCGACGGTCACCACCTACATCGAGTCGGCGTCGGGCGTCGAGGAGGGCGGCCGGACGGGGATGACCGCACTCGTCGTCGCCCTCCTCTTTCTCGCGTCGCTTGCTGTCGTCCCCCTCGCAGCCGCCATCCCGCTTTACGCCTCCCACATCGCCCTCGTCGTCATCGGGGTCGTCATGCTCGGCAACGTCGTCGACATCGCGTGGGACGACCTCTCCTACGCCATTCCCGCGGGCATGACCATTCTCGTCATGCCCCTCACCTACTCCATCGCGACGGGTATCGCGGCCGGCATCGTCACCTACCCCATCGTGAAGGCCGCGCGCGGCGAGTGGAGCGACATCCGCCCCGGCCACTGGGTGCTCGCGGGCGCGTTCGTCGTCTACTACGTGGTGCGGACGAACACGCTGGCGGCGTAG
- a CDS encoding UxaA family hydrolase, giving the protein MDEFEGYRRPDGTVGVRNHVAVIPVSVTASSLAERIAADAGDGVVATPHSMGANQPTPAREQTRRVLRGVGRNPNVGAALVVALGTEAIDADDVADAVADAGRPVETLRIREVGGTAAAIERGADLADSLRADADDVRRESADAAELIFGVECGGSDATSGIAANPAVGAACDRLVEAGGTVSFSETPEFIGAEHILAERCVDEETRERLLDRVDAREDMARQMGVDLRGAQPTPGNQEGGLTTIEEKSLGAIAKGGTTPVEGMVDYAEPLPRGGGLVLMDTPGYDVESVVGKVAGGAQIVAFTTGRGSTTGNPVAPVIKVTGNPKTWDRMANNIDVNASTVMEGESLSAIGERIYGTLLAVADGQRTEAERRGLTEFAINEIQPRTGGERA; this is encoded by the coding sequence ATGGACGAATTCGAGGGCTACCGCCGGCCGGACGGTACGGTCGGCGTCAGAAATCACGTCGCCGTCATCCCCGTCTCGGTGACGGCGAGCAGCCTCGCAGAGCGTATCGCCGCCGACGCGGGCGACGGCGTCGTGGCGACGCCACACAGCATGGGGGCGAACCAACCGACGCCGGCCCGCGAGCAGACCCGTCGCGTCCTCCGCGGCGTCGGCCGCAACCCGAACGTCGGCGCGGCGCTGGTCGTCGCGCTGGGGACGGAGGCCATCGACGCCGACGACGTGGCTGACGCCGTCGCCGACGCGGGGCGGCCGGTCGAGACGCTTCGCATCCGCGAGGTCGGCGGCACGGCCGCCGCCATCGAACGCGGGGCCGATCTGGCCGACTCGCTTCGCGCCGACGCCGACGACGTGCGCCGCGAATCCGCCGACGCCGCCGAACTGATCTTCGGCGTCGAGTGCGGCGGGAGCGACGCCACCAGCGGCATCGCGGCCAACCCCGCCGTCGGCGCCGCCTGCGACCGCCTCGTCGAGGCGGGCGGCACCGTCTCGTTCAGCGAGACGCCGGAGTTCATCGGCGCCGAACACATCCTCGCGGAGCGCTGTGTCGACGAGGAGACCCGCGAACGCCTCCTCGACCGGGTGGACGCGCGGGAAGATATGGCGCGACAGATGGGCGTCGACCTCCGCGGTGCCCAGCCGACGCCCGGCAATCAGGAGGGTGGCCTGACCACCATCGAGGAGAAGAGCCTCGGCGCCATCGCCAAGGGCGGCACGACGCCGGTCGAGGGGATGGTCGACTACGCCGAACCCCTTCCCCGGGGCGGCGGCCTCGTTCTCATGGACACCCCCGGCTACGACGTGGAGAGCGTCGTCGGCAAAGTGGCCGGCGGCGCACAGATCGTCGCCTTCACGACCGGTCGCGGGAGCACGACCGGTAACCCCGTCGCGCCCGTCATCAAGGTCACCGGCAACCCGAAGACGTGGGATCGGATGGCGAACAACATCGACGTGAACGCGAGCACGGTCATGGAGGGCGAGTCGCTGTCGGCCATCGGCGAGCGCATCTACGGGACGCTTCTCGCCGTAGCTGACGGGCAGCGGACCGAGGCCGAACGCCGCGGGCTGACGGAGTTCGCGATCAACGAGATTCAGCCCCGGACGGGAGGTGAGCGGGCATGA
- a CDS encoding UxaA family hydrolase has product MKGTVVGDVALVMDADDAVATALDDLAAGTTLPPTERTPVESPIECREDVPFGHKIALRRLDAGDEIRKYGEVIGRATVAIEPGEWVHTHNCESTRGRGDLAAAGGEHA; this is encoded by the coding sequence ATGAAAGGAACCGTCGTCGGTGACGTGGCGCTGGTGATGGACGCCGACGATGCGGTGGCGACGGCGCTCGACGATCTGGCGGCCGGGACGACGTTGCCCCCGACGGAGAGGACACCGGTCGAGTCCCCCATCGAATGCCGTGAGGACGTTCCGTTCGGCCACAAGATCGCCCTCCGTCGGCTCGACGCCGGCGACGAGATTCGGAAGTACGGCGAGGTGATCGGGCGGGCGACCGTCGCCATCGAGCCCGGGGAGTGGGTACACACGCACAACTGCGAGAGTACGCGCGGCCGCGGTGATCTGGCGGCCGCGGGAGGTGAGCACGCGTGA
- a CDS encoding UxaA family hydrolase translates to MTPPTTAETDADADADPVDAADAWPAAAYARADGVGARNRLLVLPSVICSRLVADRIADAVPGAVSAGHDHGCAQLGADEEQTERTLQSVAANPNVAGAVVVGLGCEGVQSDRLAETLADRGVPVRELSIQGVGGSDEAVEGGIEAATELAANASRTTTADLGDLTIGVVSSDLQESTVDRADPLIGGFVDRVVDAGGRVVVAGTERLHPHGDAARETMADEVAARYAEVVESSPPRTAGLTRRAADRSFDDLARLWGGRPIRDVLPYGAPATHDSGVALVSAPTDFAEASTALAAAGAHVIIHATADGIPTGHPIVPVCKVTGDAETYAALAGDMDVDARTADVDDLSALVGRVVGGERTRAEAHGLTAFAISRAGPSM, encoded by the coding sequence GTGACGCCGCCGACCACGGCGGAGACCGACGCGGATGCGGACGCGGACCCGGTCGACGCGGCCGACGCGTGGCCCGCCGCGGCCTACGCGCGCGCCGACGGCGTCGGTGCCCGGAATCGGTTGCTGGTGCTTCCCTCCGTCATCTGCTCGCGGCTGGTGGCCGACCGCATCGCGGACGCGGTGCCGGGTGCGGTGAGCGCCGGTCACGACCACGGCTGCGCCCAACTCGGTGCCGACGAGGAACAGACCGAGCGCACGCTACAGAGCGTCGCGGCGAACCCCAACGTCGCCGGCGCCGTCGTCGTCGGCCTCGGCTGTGAAGGCGTCCAGAGCGACCGCCTCGCGGAGACGCTCGCGGACCGCGGCGTGCCCGTCCGTGAACTCTCGATTCAGGGCGTCGGTGGCTCCGACGAGGCCGTCGAGGGCGGCATCGAGGCCGCCACCGAACTGGCCGCGAACGCGTCCCGGACGACGACGGCCGACCTCGGTGACCTGACCATCGGCGTCGTGAGCAGCGACCTGCAGGAGAGCACTGTCGACCGCGCCGACCCACTGATCGGCGGGTTCGTCGACCGCGTCGTCGACGCCGGCGGCCGCGTCGTCGTCGCCGGAACGGAGCGCCTGCACCCCCACGGCGACGCCGCACGCGAGACGATGGCCGACGAGGTTGCCGCCCGCTACGCCGAGGTGGTCGAGTCGTCGCCGCCGCGGACGGCCGGCCTCACCCGCCGGGCGGCCGACCGTTCGTTCGACGACCTCGCCCGCCTCTGGGGTGGCCGGCCCATCCGCGACGTGCTCCCCTACGGCGCCCCCGCGACCCACGACTCGGGCGTCGCACTCGTGAGCGCCCCGACGGACTTCGCGGAGGCGTCGACCGCTCTCGCCGCCGCCGGTGCCCACGTTATCATCCACGCCACCGCCGACGGCATCCCGACCGGCCACCCGATCGTCCCCGTCTGCAAGGTGACGGGGGACGCCGAGACGTACGCGGCGCTGGCGGGGGATATGGACGTGGACGCCCGGACCGCCGACGTGGACGACCTCTCGGCGCTGGTCGGGCGCGTCGTCGGTGGCGAGCGCACCCGTGCCGAGGCCCACGGTCTCACCGCCTTTGCCATCTCGCGTGCCGGGCCGTCGATGTGA
- the pyrE gene encoding orotate phosphoribosyltransferase, with protein sequence MTNQDLIDALRAADAVKFGEFELSHGGTSDYYVDKYLFETDPECLSLIATAFAERLGDDETLAGVALGAVPLVAVTSAETGRPYVIARKQAKEYGTGNRIEGRLSEGEHVVVLEDIATTGKSALDAVEALREAGAVVDRVIVVVDREEGASELLADHDIELESLLTASDLLADE encoded by the coding sequence ATGACGAACCAGGACCTCATCGACGCGCTCCGCGCCGCGGACGCGGTGAAGTTCGGCGAGTTCGAACTCTCTCACGGCGGCACGAGCGACTACTACGTGGACAAGTACCTCTTCGAGACCGATCCGGAGTGTCTCTCGCTGATCGCTACGGCCTTCGCGGAACGCCTCGGCGACGACGAGACACTCGCGGGCGTCGCGCTCGGTGCCGTTCCGCTCGTCGCCGTGACGAGCGCCGAGACCGGCCGTCCCTACGTCATCGCGCGCAAGCAGGCCAAGGAGTACGGCACGGGCAACCGGATCGAAGGGCGACTGTCGGAGGGCGAGCACGTGGTCGTGTTGGAGGACATCGCCACGACGGGCAAGAGCGCGCTCGACGCCGTCGAAGCCCTGCGCGAGGCGGGCGCCGTCGTCGACCGCGTCATCGTCGTCGTCGACCGCGAGGAGGGTGCGAGCGAGTTGCTGGCCGACCACGACATCGAACTCGAATCCCTCCTGACCGCGAGCGACCTGCTGGCGGACGAGTAG
- a CDS encoding CDP-2,3-bis-(O-geranylgeranyl)-sn-glycerol synthase codes for MIVSLVAGALWAMLPAYVPNNVAVLAGGGRPIDGGRTLGGRRLLGDGKTWRGTAAGTVAGVALALGLNAVHPAVAATLGSDLPTFPLHAAFALAFGAMLGDIGASLVKRRLGRQRGAAVPGLDQLDFVVGALGLAVLLAPAWTVATFSLPRLAVVLIATPLLHVTTNAGAYLLGLKAEPW; via the coding sequence ATGATCGTCTCGCTCGTCGCGGGTGCGCTCTGGGCGATGTTGCCGGCGTACGTTCCGAACAACGTAGCCGTCCTGGCAGGCGGTGGTCGCCCCATCGACGGCGGGCGAACCCTCGGCGGCCGCCGACTGCTCGGTGACGGCAAGACGTGGCGGGGCACGGCCGCGGGAACGGTCGCAGGCGTCGCGCTGGCGCTCGGACTCAACGCCGTCCATCCGGCCGTCGCCGCCACACTGGGGAGCGACCTGCCGACCTTCCCCCTGCACGCGGCGTTCGCCCTCGCGTTCGGCGCGATGCTCGGAGACATCGGGGCCTCGCTGGTGAAACGCCGCCTCGGCCGCCAGCGCGGCGCGGCCGTCCCCGGCCTCGATCAGCTCGATTTCGTCGTCGGCGCCCTCGGCCTCGCGGTTCTCCTCGCGCCCGCCTGGACCGTGGCGACGTTCTCGCTCCCGCGGCTGGCCGTCGTCCTGATCGCGACGCCCCTGTTGCACGTGACGACGAATGCGGGCGCATACCTGCTGGGGTTGAAGGCGGAGCCGTGGTAG
- a CDS encoding DUF502 domain-containing protein has product MSSWRRDVASGLVVLVPILVILFVLNWLYSQVADLPIVDTLPPYYGVPVALVVFAMLVLSVGYLMRTTVGRLFETGLDSAMNRVPLIRILYNASKLAVETALTGTEDLQKPVRLETWPGIRMTAFKTGQTTADGQEVLFMPTAPNITTGFVIEVDPDRIEETGESVEEALTRILSAGFAEDERGIEIAVEEMGDGGSDGNESGSD; this is encoded by the coding sequence ATGTCCTCGTGGAGACGCGACGTGGCCAGTGGTCTCGTGGTCCTCGTGCCGATTCTGGTCATCCTGTTCGTCCTCAACTGGCTGTACTCGCAGGTGGCGGACCTCCCCATCGTCGACACGCTCCCGCCGTACTACGGCGTCCCCGTGGCGCTCGTGGTCTTCGCCATGCTGGTGCTGTCGGTCGGCTACCTGATGCGGACGACGGTCGGCCGACTGTTCGAAACCGGCCTCGACAGCGCGATGAATCGTGTGCCCCTCATCCGCATCCTCTACAACGCCTCGAAACTCGCCGTCGAGACGGCGCTGACGGGAACGGAGGACCTCCAGAAACCCGTCCGTCTGGAGACGTGGCCGGGCATCCGCATGACGGCGTTCAAGACGGGGCAGACCACGGCCGACGGACAGGAAGTGCTGTTCATGCCCACCGCGCCGAACATCACGACCGGGTTCGTCATCGAGGTCGACCCCGACCGGATCGAGGAGACCGGCGAGAGCGTCGAGGAGGCGCTGACGCGCATCCTCAGCGCCGGGTTCGCGGAGGACGAGCGCGGCATCGAAATCGCCGTCGAGGAGATGGGCGACGGCGGGAGCGACGGAAACGAATCGGGGTCGGACTGA
- a CDS encoding branched-chain amino acid transaminase, protein MGFDEMREAGDVDTIWLDGEFVDWDDAQIHVLTHGLHYGTGIFEGVRCYDTEEGPAIFRWEEHLDRFYASGKPYNLDIPFDREELTEATKELIRRQGLESGYIRPVAYYGYDMLGLNPESCPEQVAIAVWPWGAYLGEEALEEGVEVTVSSWRKYASSQIPTNAKTTGPYVNSVLASLEAKREGYTEALLLNEEGNIAEGPGENLFLVRDGEIYTPGLAEGILDGITRNTVITLARELGYTVHDDATISRGELNTSDELFFSGTAAEVTPIRKVDNVVVGEGTRGPVTTDVQQAFFDLVERRTDDHEEWFEYVEV, encoded by the coding sequence ATGGGCTTCGACGAGATGCGGGAGGCAGGCGATGTCGACACCATCTGGCTCGACGGCGAGTTCGTCGACTGGGACGACGCCCAGATTCACGTCCTCACCCACGGCCTCCACTACGGCACGGGCATCTTCGAGGGCGTCCGGTGTTACGACACCGAGGAAGGCCCCGCAATCTTCCGGTGGGAGGAGCACCTCGACCGCTTCTACGCCTCCGGAAAGCCGTACAACCTCGACATTCCCTTCGACCGCGAGGAACTGACCGAGGCGACGAAGGAACTCATCCGCCGGCAGGGGCTGGAGTCGGGGTACATCCGCCCCGTCGCCTACTACGGCTACGACATGCTCGGCCTGAACCCCGAGAGCTGTCCGGAGCAGGTCGCCATCGCCGTCTGGCCGTGGGGCGCCTATCTGGGTGAGGAAGCGCTGGAGGAGGGCGTCGAAGTCACCGTCTCCTCGTGGCGCAAGTACGCCTCTTCGCAGATTCCGACCAACGCCAAGACGACGGGACCGTACGTCAACAGCGTGCTCGCGAGTCTGGAAGCGAAACGCGAGGGGTACACCGAGGCGCTCCTTCTGAACGAGGAGGGCAACATCGCGGAAGGCCCGGGCGAGAACCTGTTTCTCGTCCGCGACGGCGAAATCTACACGCCCGGCCTCGCGGAGGGCATCCTCGACGGCATCACCCGCAACACCGTGATCACGCTCGCACGCGAACTGGGCTACACCGTCCACGACGACGCGACGATCAGCCGCGGCGAACTCAACACCTCGGACGAACTGTTCTTCTCCGGCACCGCGGCCGAGGTGACGCCGATCCGCAAGGTCGACAACGTCGTCGTCGGTGAAGGGACGCGCGGCCCGGTGACGACCGACGTTCAGCAGGCCTTCTTCGATCTGGTGGAACGTCGGACCGACGACCACGAGGAGTGGTTCGAGTACGTCGAGGTGTAG
- the ribB gene encoding 3,4-dihydroxy-2-butanone-4-phosphate synthase — MQGESTGALESALTAFRAGDPVLVHDADDREGETDLLYPASAVTPDAVARMRNDGGGLIFVAFTDAVADRFDLPFLHETLDHPANDHSDLGYDAHPSFSLTVNHRDGFTGVTDDDRALTIRRLGEVSADDSYGVDAFAEEFRTPGHVHLLRAAPGLLTDRRGHTELGLALAHEAGVGPAVAGCEMLDDDTGGALSTADARAYARQHDLPFVEGAALIRALA; from the coding sequence ATGCAGGGCGAGTCGACGGGCGCGCTGGAGTCGGCGCTCACGGCCTTCCGCGCCGGCGACCCGGTGCTCGTCCACGACGCCGACGACCGGGAGGGCGAGACCGACCTGCTCTACCCCGCGAGCGCGGTGACGCCCGACGCCGTCGCTCGGATGCGCAACGACGGCGGCGGCCTCATCTTCGTCGCGTTCACCGACGCCGTCGCCGACCGGTTCGACCTCCCTTTCCTCCACGAGACGCTCGACCACCCGGCGAACGACCACAGCGACCTGGGGTACGACGCCCACCCGTCGTTCTCGCTGACGGTCAACCACCGCGACGGTTTCACCGGCGTCACCGACGACGACCGGGCGCTGACCATCCGCCGGCTGGGCGAGGTGAGCGCGGACGACTCGTACGGCGTCGACGCCTTCGCGGAGGAGTTCCGGACGCCCGGTCACGTCCACCTCCTGCGGGCCGCGCCCGGTCTGCTTACTGACCGACGCGGCCACACCGAACTCGGATTGGCGCTGGCCCACGAGGCGGGCGTCGGCCCCGCCGTCGCGGGATGTGAGATGCTCGACGACGACACCGGCGGCGCGCTCTCGACGGCCGACGCGCGGGCGTACGCCCGCCAGCACGACCTGCCCTTTGTCGAGGGCGCGGCGTTGATTCGGGCGCTGGCGTAA
- a CDS encoding DUF120 domain-containing protein: MAETATASTVGPDELAALKRVALDGGLDGRAKLSCSGLADQLDASAQTASRRLQRLDDAGLVDRDVFADGQRVAVTDSGVTLLRREYADYRRLFEDDATLSLDGTVTSGMGEGRHYISLSGYMEQFRDRLGYEPFPGTLNVELTAESARARGELEALAGESTPIDGWEDGDRTFGPATCYAARVESEAGTYDGAHIIVPERTHHDATQLELIAPVKLRDALGLDDGERLTVSVGEA; this comes from the coding sequence ATGGCAGAGACCGCAACGGCGTCGACGGTCGGTCCCGACGAACTCGCCGCCCTGAAGCGAGTCGCGCTGGACGGCGGCCTCGACGGCCGGGCGAAGCTCTCGTGTTCCGGGCTGGCCGACCAACTCGACGCGTCGGCGCAGACGGCGTCACGGCGGCTGCAGCGACTCGACGACGCCGGACTGGTGGACCGGGACGTGTTCGCCGACGGCCAGCGCGTCGCCGTCACCGATTCGGGGGTGACGCTCCTCCGGCGCGAGTACGCCGACTACCGGCGGCTGTTCGAGGACGACGCGACGCTGTCGCTCGACGGGACGGTGACCAGCGGCATGGGCGAGGGGCGACATTACATTTCCCTGTCGGGCTACATGGAGCAGTTCCGCGACCGTCTCGGCTACGAGCCGTTCCCGGGCACGCTCAACGTCGAACTCACGGCCGAGAGCGCGCGGGCGCGGGGCGAACTGGAGGCGCTGGCGGGGGAGTCGACACCCATCGACGGCTGGGAGGACGGCGACCGCACGTTCGGCCCGGCGACGTGTTACGCCGCCCGCGTCGAGAGTGAGGCGGGCACCTACGACGGCGCACACATCATCGTCCCCGAGCGCACTCATCACGACGCCACGCAACTCGAACTCATCGCGCCCGTGAAACTGCGGGATGCGCTCGGCCTCGACGACGGCGAACGGCTCACCGTCTCCGTGGGGGAAGCGTGA